A stretch of Cicer arietinum cultivar CDC Frontier isolate Library 1 chromosome 5, Cicar.CDCFrontier_v2.0, whole genome shotgun sequence DNA encodes these proteins:
- the LOC101499900 gene encoding WD repeat-containing protein ATCSA-1, with protein MHTCKNIRDRESGKLRADSFANRIKSNRISQLELSNHKELVSPHKGAINSLQIDLTEGRYLLSAASDASVAVYDVQRPSGYEGNGVISKHSSLFVVDKQHQLGHKYAVSSAIWYPIDTGLFVTGSYDHYVNVWDTNTTQVVVNFKMPGKVYKTAMSTLSTSHMLIAVGTEDVQVRLCDIASGAFAHTLSGHRDGVMTVEWSASSEWILITGGCDGAIRFWDIRRAGCFQVLNQSRTQLGRRPPILKRSVTTKDSSTKVRSAQKKFGNGSGSGQLPIGRLSSKGQLKQKLHPGLLSTQDRATAHYGAVTGLKVIDDGMYLLSAGSDSRLRLWDVESGCDTLVNFETVRLQTSKPIQLATTQNSALVFVPCMRVVKAFDMWSGNVHMVLRGHYESVSSCCFNQQDQELYTGGNDRQILVWSPARSITDEMDEGAPDDQDSWSN; from the exons ATGCATACGTGTAAGAATATCAGAGACAGAGAATCCGGGAAATTACGAGCAGATTCTTTCGCTAATCGCATAAAATCCAATCGCATTTCTCAACTCGAGCTTTCAAATCACAAAGAACTCGTTTCTCCTCACAAAGGCGCAATCAACTCTCTTCAG ATTGATTTGACAGAGGGAAGATATTTGTTATCTGCTGCATCGGATGCATCGGTTGCGGTTTACGATGTTCAACGGCCGAGTGGTTATGAAGGAAACGGTGTGATATCCAAACATAGTTCATTATTTGTTGTTGATAAGCAGCATCAATTAGGTCATAAATATGCAGTTTCTTCAGCTATATGGTATCCCATTGATACTGGCTTATTCGTCACTGGTTCATATGATCATTATGTTAATGTTTGGGACACTAATACCACTCAG GTGGTGGTGAATTTCAAAATGCCTGGAAAGGTGTACAAGACTGCAATGTCCACATTGTCAACATCTCACATGCTTATTGCTGTTGGAACTGAGGATGTCCAAGTTCGTCTTTGTGATATTGCTTCTGGGGCATTTGCTCATACTTTGTCTGGTCATCGTG ATGGTGTAATGACTGTTGAATGGTCTGCTTCAAGTGAATGGATCTTGATTACTGGGGGGTGTGATGGTGCAATACGTTTTTGGGACATCAGGCGTGCCGGTTGTTTCCAAGTTTTAAATCAATCTCGAACGCAGCTTGGAAGACGTCCACCTATACTCAAACGTTCTGTGACAACTAAG GATTCAAGTACAAAAGTGCGTTCTGCACAGAAGAAATTTGGCAATGGCAGTGGCAGTGGACAACTGCCGATAGGCAGGCTATCATCCAAGGGGCAATTGAAGCAGAAACTACATCCAGGATTGCTTTCTACTCAGGATCGTGCAACTGCTCATTATGGTGCTGTGACAGGATTAAAAGTAATAGATGACGGCATGTATCTCTTAAGTGCAG GATCTGATTCAAGATTGAGGTTATGGGACGTCGAGTCTGGCTGTGACACACTTGTGAACTTTGAAACAGTCCGCTTGCAAACAAGCAAACCTATTCAATTAGCTACGACTCAAAATTCGGCCCTTGTTTTTGTTCCTTGCATGAGAGTTGTGAAA GCATTTGATATGTGGTCGGGGAATGTGCACATGGTATTACGTGGACACTATGAATCTGTGAGCTCCTGCTGCTTTAATCAACAAGATCAG GAGTTGTACACAGGTGGAAATGATAGACAAATTCTTGTATGGTCACCTGCTAGGTCAATTACTGATGAAATG GACGAAGGAGCTCCCGATGACCAGGATAGCTGGAGTAACTGA
- the LOC101499389 gene encoding LIM domain-containing protein WLIM1-like yields MAFAGTTQKCMSCDKTVYLVDKLTADNRIYHKGCFRCHHCKGTLKLSNYNSFEGVLYCRPHFDQLFKRTGSLDKSFEGTPKIAKPEKSSYNEKPAAAKVSSMFGGTREKCSGCQKTVYPTEKVSVNGTPYHKSCFKCIHGGCVISPSNYIAHEGKLYCKHHHVQLIKEKGNLSQLEGDHEKNANSEVAAAD; encoded by the exons ATGGCTTTTGCCGGAACAACTCAGAAGTGTATGTCTTGTGACAAAACAGTTTATCTAGTTGATAAGTTGACTGCAGATAACCGAATTTACCACAAAGGTTGCTTCAGATGCCACCATTGCAAAGGAACCCTCAAG CTTAGCAACTATAATTCTTTTGAGGGAGTTCTTTACTGCAGGCCACACTTTGACCAACTCTTCAAAAGAACCGGCAGTCTTGACAAAAGCTTTGAAG GAACACCAAAAATTGCTAAACCAGAAAAAAGTAGTTATAATGAG AAACCTGCAGCAGCCAAAGTGTCAAGCATGTTTGGTGGAACCAGAGAGAAATGTTCTGGTTGTCAGAAAACAGTATATCCCACTGAAAAG GTTAGTGTGAATGGAACACCTTATCACAAGAGTTGTTTCAAATGCATTCATGGAGGGTGTGTTATAAGTCCTTCCAATTACATAGCACACGAAGGAAAACTGTATTGCAAACATCACCATGTTCAACTGATTAAGGAGAAGGGGAATTTAAGCCAGCTTGAAGGTGAccatgagaagaatgctaacaGTGAAGTTGCTGCAGCTGACTAA
- the LOC101499074 gene encoding heptahelical transmembrane protein 4-like, which produces MACGACEGLNATLKKNSKVIYGEEERAQSKGWKRVKIFEKSKYQLIEYSSLPHYLRDNEFILGHYRSEWPLKHVFLSIFSIHNETLNVWTHLIGFFLFLFLTIYTAMRTPTVVDSLQHLHEFLGKADLNKIHEELLKCLHSLPIMPDLHKIKNELSTSLHSMNFSSLSGLNIIELLTSCFPKKFSPNELKDETMEFVSPSIIQPITRWPFYAFLGGAMFCLLASSTCHLLACHSQRLSYIMLRIDYAGIAALISTSFYPPVYYSFMCNPFFCFLYLGFITLMGIATIVFSLLPFFQKSEFRKYRASLFFLMGFSGVAPIMHKLILYRHEPEALQTTGYEILMGVLYGLGALIYVARIPERWMPGKFDIAGHSHQLFHVLVVAGAYTHYLDGLIYLRWRDLKGC; this is translated from the exons ATGGCATGTGGTGCGTGTGAAGGATTGAATGctactcttaaaaaaaatagtaaggTTATTTATGGTGAAGAGGAAAGAGCACAATCAAAGGGATGGAAGAGAGTGAAgatatttgaaaaatcaaaatatcaacTTATAGAATACAGTTCATTGCCCCATTACTTAAGGGACAATGAATTCATATTGGGTCACTATAGATCAGAGTGGCCATTGAAGCATGTCTTCCTCAGCATTTTCTCAATTCATAATGAGACACTTAATGTTTGGAC GCATTTGATTGGGttcttcctttttctctttctcACCATATACACAGCTATGAGAACTCCAACGGTTGTGGACTCCCTTCAACATTTGCATGAATTTTTAGGAAAAGCTGATTTGAATAAGATTCATGAGGAGCTTTTGAAGTGCTTGCATTCACTCCCCATTATGCCTGAtcttcataaaattaaaaatgagttgagTACATCTCTTCATTCAATGAACTTCTCCTCATTATCAGGCTTGAATATTATAGAACTTCTCACCAGTTGCTTTCCCAAGAAGTTTTCCCCT AATGAATTGAAAGATGAAACAATGGAGTTTGTATCCCCTTCAATAATCCAACCAATTACAAGGTGGCCATTTTATGCCTTCTTAGGTGGAGCTATGTTCTGTTTATTAGCCAGCAGCACATGCCACCTCCTTGCTTGTCACTCACAACGCCTTTCTTACATAATGCTAAGAATTGACTATGCTGGAATTGCTGCATTAATTTCAACTTCATTTTACCCTCCTGTATATTACTCATTCATGTGCAACCCTTTCTTTTGCTTCCTCTACTTAGGCTTCATAACATTAATGGGAATTGCTACTATTGTTTTCTCTCTTCTACCTTTTTTCCAAAAGTCCGAGTTTAGGAAGTACCGCGCTTCACTCTTCTTTTTGATGGGGTTTTCGGGCGTGGCGCCGATAATGCATAAGTTGATACTGTATAGGCATGAGCCTGAGGCCTTGCAGACTACAGGATATGAGATATTAATGGGAGTTTTGTATGGTTTGGGAGCTTTAATTTACGTCGCGAGGATACCGGAGAGGTGGATGCCGGGGAAATTTGATATTGCTGGTCATAGTCACCAACTTTTTCATGTGTTGGTTGTGGCAGGGGCATACACACATTATCTTGATGGCTTAATTTACCTTAGATGGAGAGATTTGAAAGGTTGTTAG